The Acanthochromis polyacanthus isolate Apoly-LR-REF ecotype Palm Island chromosome 5, KAUST_Apoly_ChrSc, whole genome shotgun sequence genome includes a window with the following:
- the optc gene encoding opticin — MSLQSVVALALILDFLGTWHGLTAPLGETDDEVFDLENYDLTSEMEWGGLDITFMETAMDYDDFDKKIEVANLTPDIPSPANQRTAQHHKKEGTLPPSPTTVNSTGAGLFGPETGLGMPTCLLCVCIAGSVYCDDMGLDQIPLLPKDTTHFYGRFNKIRHVKNTDFINLNKLRSIDLTGNQISGMDEDVFHSLPQLQELLLANNNLQLIPELPISMKHIDLRHNRLVSRGMHSEGFKDMSHLEFLYLSNNHLDYIPTPLPLSLRVLHLQYNNIQSLHEDTFCNLHDLSFIRHNLEDIRLDGNPLNMNLFPQAYVCLPRLPVGSN; from the exons ATGTCTCTGCAGTCTGTGGTGGCTCTGGCCTTGATCCTGGACTTCCTGGGCACTTGGCATGGTCTGACAGCCCCTCTAGGTGAGACAGATGATGAAGTGTTTGATCTGGAAAACTATGACCTAACCAGTGAGATGGAGTGGGGAGGACTGGACATCACGTTTATGGAGACAGCTATGGACTATGATGACTTCGACAAAA AGATTGAGGTGGCTAACTTAACACCAGACATCCCATCACCAGCCAACCAGCGTACCGCTCAACACCACAAGAAGGAGGGAACCCTACCTCCATCCCCTACCACTGTGAACTCTACGGGAGCAGGACTCTTTGGCCCTGAGACTGGTCTGG GTATGCCTACTTgcctactgtgtgtgtgtattgctGGGAGTGTGTACTGTGATGACATGGGCCTGGATCAGATCCCACTGCTGCCCAAAGACACCACCCATTTCTATGGTCGCTTCAACAAGATCCGACATGTCAAAAACACAGACTTCATCAACCTCA ataagCTTCGGTCCATTGATTTAACAGGAAATCAGATCTCAGGAATGGATGAGGATGTCTTTCACTCCCTGCCACAGCTCCAGGAGTTACTGCTAGCTAATAACAACCTGCAGCTTATACCAGAGCTGCCGATCAGCATGAAGCACATCGATCTACGTCACAACAGGCTGGTCAGCCGGGGGATGCATTCTGAGGGATTCAAG GATATGAGTCATCTGGAGTTCCTCTACCTGTCTAACAACCACCTGGATTACATCCCTACACCGCTTCCACTCAGCCTCAGAGTGCTGCATTTGCAG TATAACAACATCCAGTCGCTACATGAGGACACCTTCTGTAACCTCCACGATCTCAGCTTCATCCGCCATAACCTGGAGGACATTCGTCTAGATGGCAACCCCCTGAACATGAACCTGTTTCCTCAGGCCTATGTCTGCCTGCCCCGTCTGCCTGTAGGGAGTAACTGA